In Achromobacter pestifer, the DNA window CGCGCGGCATCGCCGCTGGCGTGCTGCTGGCGTTTGCGCGGGCGCTGGGCGAATTCGGCGCAACGCTGATGATCGCCGGCAACCTGCCGGGACGCACGCAGACCTTGTCGGTCGCCATCTACGAGGCGGTGCAGGCGGGCGATGACGCCACGGCCAATATGTTGGTGCTGGTCACGTCGGTGACCTGCGTGGTGGTCCTGCTGCTGGCCGGCAAGCTGGTGCCCGTGAGCAGCGGCCGGCGCAACGGGGGCGCGCCATGAGCGTCAGCATCCAGGTGCGCAAGCAGATGGTGTCCGGCGACCGGCGCTTTGCGCTGGACGTCGCCTTCGATTCCTCGGCCAAACGCATTGCGCTGTTCGGCCCGTCGGGCGCGGGCAAGAGTCTGACCCTGCGCGCGGTGGCAGGCCTGCTGCGCCCGGACTCGGGCCGCATCGAAATCAATGGCCGCGTGCTGTTCGACGCGGATGGCGGCGTCAACCTGCCCGCGCAGTCGCGCCGCGTCGCCTACCTGTTCCAGGACTACGCCCTGTTTCCCCATCTGACCGTGGCGCAGAACATCGCTTTCGGGCTGCGCCGCGGCTGGCGCAATCCGCCCCGCCGCGAGGTCGGGCCGGAGGCGCAGCGTTGGGTGGAAGCGTTCGAGCTGGGCTCCATCGTGGGCAGTTACCCCAGCGAGATATCGGGCGGCCAGAAGCAGCGGGTGGCATTGGCGCGAGCCCTCATGCTGCGCCCGGACATCCTGCTGCTGGACGAACCCTTTTCAGCGCTGGATTCGCAGCTGCGCGGCAAGATGCGCTTGGAACTCAACGCCTTGCAGCGCCAGTTGGACGTGCCGATGCTCTTGATCACGCACGATCCAGCGGATGTGGACGCACTGGCCGACGAAGTGTTCGAAGTGCGCGAGGGCAGGGTGCGGCGCCATGACGAGGACGTGGGCGTCTGAACGGCTTAGTCCAGCACGCCCAGGATCACGCTGGAGGCTTTGAAGATTGCCACCGCGTCGGCGCCGACGTCCAGCGCCAGGTCCTGCGCACTCTCATTGGTGACGATGGCCGCCAGCGTCACGCCGCCGTCCAGGCCGATCAGGATCTCGCTGTTGACGGCGCCCGGACGCAGCGCGGTGATCTTGCCCGGCAGCTGATTGCGCGCAGACAGGCGCAGGCCGGGGCCGGGGGCGCCCACGATGACCGACGACGCCTTGACCAGCGCGATCGCCTCCTTGCCCATCGCCAAGCCCAATTCCTGCGTGCTTTCTCGGGTGATGGTGGCCGTAATGGTCTGGCCGCCCGCGATGCGCAGCACGATCTCGTCGTTGACGGCGCCGGCGCGGATCTGGATGACGGTGCCTAGCAGTTTGTTGCGTGCGCTGGTCTTGAGCATGAAACGCCTCATGAGGTCGATGTCGCCGCTGGCGTTCATGCCGGCGCGGGTCAGGTTTTCCATGAACTTGCGGTGTTCGGCTTCCAGGGCGCGGAAGGTAGCGATCAGGCCGCGCGCGCGGTCGGTCAGGCGCGTGCCGCCGCCGCCCTTGCCGCCGGCGGCGCGGATCACCAAAGGCTCGCCCGCCAGGTTGTTCATGGCGTCGATGGCGTCCCAGGCGCCCTTGTAGCTCATGCCCACGGCGCGCGCGGCGGCCGTGATCGAGCCGGTGGCGTCGATCTGCGCCAACAGGTCTATGCGGTTTTTTCCGCCCCAGGTCTGGGCGCCGGAGCGAAACCAAATCGAGCCGTCGAGTTCCAACATCTGTGTTGTGCCGTGGTCAGGGTATGGGACAACCGAAAGTGTAATGGACGGGGCTGTCCTGGCGGTTCGTGGCGGCTGCGATGAGAATGAGATTCTGTTGAAATTTTGCAGGCTTCGCGGCACTATGTTCAAGCATCGGGCTCACGGAGAAAACGACATGAAAGCGTTCAAATTGCTGGCTGCGGGATCCATGACAGCGCTGTTGGCGGCTTGCGCCACCGGCCCTGACGTCAAGAGCGACTACGATCATCAGGCGAATTTCGCCCAGTACCGGACCTTCGGGTATATGACGCCGCTGGGCACCGACAAGGCCGGCTACAGCACCTTGCTGACCGAGCGCCTCAAAAATGCCACGCGCGGCCAGATGGAAATGCGCGGCTATACCTACAGCGCCTCCAGTCCCGACCTGCTGGTCAACTTCAGCGCCAAGCTGCAGCAGAAGGTGCAGGTCACGCCGGCTGCGCCGCCCATGGGCCCGTACTACGGCTATCGCAGCGGCTTCTATGGCGGCTGGCCCGGCTACGGCTGGGGTGACGACGTCTACCAATATACTGAGGGCACCTTGAACATCGACCTCGTCGACGCGCGCCGCAGGCAACTGGTGTGGGAAGGCGTGGCGGTGGGCGAGGTCCAGCCCGATGCGGCCGCTACGTCCGAGAACACGGACAAGGTGGTTGCGCAGATCTTCTCCAAGTATCCGTTCCGCGCGGGCGTGGCCGCGCCGCAGCTGCCGGAAAAAAGCAAGTAGGGCGGTCCGCCAGCCCTGCCTAGAGGAAGCCGTATGAGTACTCGCCGCAAGGCCCCCAAGCAAGACACCGGCGATACGCCGCCCTATGAAGTCGTCGCCCTGGTGTTGCAGGGCGGCGGAGCGCTGGGGGCCTACCAGGCCGGGGTGTATCAGGGGCTGCACGAAGCGGGTATCCGGCCCAACTGGATTTCCGGCATCTCCATCGGGTCGATCAACGCGGCGATCATCGCGGGTTCCCCCGAGGATGAGCGCGTGGAGCGCCTGCGCGGTTTCTGGGAGAGCATCTGCCGCCCGGCGGGCTTTGCTTCGGTGCCCTGGGGCGAGACGCTCGGTCCCATGTTCGAGGGTTTGCCGTTCGGCTTCGGCTCGCCCGTCATGAACGGGCATGTCTCGGCATTCCAGGCCTTGTTTTCGGGGCAGCCGGGCTTTTTCAAACCGCGTTTTCCGCCGCCCTACCTGGTGCACGGCAGGGGGGCGGCGTCCACCAGCTTCTACGACACCACGCCGCTGGCCGCGACCCTGCGGGAGTTCGTGGATTTCGACCTGCTCAACAGCGGCGCCGTGCGCGCCAGTTTCGGCGTGGTCAATGTGCGGACCGGCAACTTCGCCTATTTCGACAGCCTGAAGGACACCCTGGCCCCGGAACACATCATGGCCTCGGGCGCCTTGCCGCCAGGCTTTCCCTCCGTCGAGATCGACGGCGAGCACTACTGGGACGGCGGCGTCGTGTCCAACACGCCGCTGGCCCAGGTGCTGACCACCGACAACATGCGGGATACGCTGGCGTTCCAGGTCGACCTGTGGCCCGCGCGCGGCGGTCTGCCGACCAATCTGGAGGAAGTGGCCGAGCGCCAGAAGGACATCCAGTACTCCAGCCGGACCCGCCTGGTCACGGACCAGCTGCGGCGCGTGCTCAAGCTGAGGCACGGCTTGCAGCGTTTGCTGGCGAAGCTGCCGCAAGCCGAGCGCAACGCGGCTGAATTCGACGACATCCGCAGGCTGTCCCATACGCCGGCCACCAACATCATCAACCTCATCTACGAGTCCAAGCATCGGGAGCGTTACTCCAAGGACTACGAGTTCGGCACCGAGGCCATGCGCGAGCACTGGGAGTCCGGCTTGGCCGACATCCGCGCCACGCTGGCCAAGCCCGGCATCCTGGCCCGGCCGACCGAGAACAGCTGTTTCGTCACGCACGATATCCATCGCAACGGCAAGCGCACCTGAACTGGCGGGGCAGTGGCGAGCGCTACGTTTTTGGATAGGGGCGGGACAGCTTTCTGATCGGATTGGTCTTATAGATGCCTTGCAACTTCAATGTCAGTGGGTTCCGGCGGTAGTCTTTCGGGGCAAATTGCAGCCTTGTTCCGGGAGCCGGCCGCCATCCCGCGCGGCGCGGGCCGTCCTGGTGGAGACCCGTCGTGAATGCCCCCGCTCGCCTTGCCCAGGTCGCGCCCGCCCGCGCGGCCGACATTCCCTATGCCATGGACGGCTGGTGGACCCTGGTCTACCAGGGCTGGACCCTGCTTACGCCTCATGGCATCCGCATCGGCCTGACCGCCCTGGAACGCACTTGCCTGCTTTGCCTGGCGGGCAATCCCGCCAGGGAATTGCGGCGCGATGAATTCATGGCCGTGCGCAGGCGCACCACGATGCGCACGCTGAACGTGGCGATTTGCCGCCTGCGCGGCAAGGTCCTGCTGGCTGGCGCCCGGCTGCCGCTGCATACGGTGCACGGCATGGGCTATGTGTTTCTGGGCAAGTTGCGAGAGCTTTCCGAGAACTGATCTGTTGTATGAAATCCCCCCGGTAGTGGTATTTGAGGCACTAAAAATCAGTGATTTCCCCAATAACTGAGTTACATTACTGGGCTGATTACGTGCCTTGGACGCATGCTTCTCATTTGATCGTGGCCTGAGCCGCATTCAAATACTGCGGTTACATGACGCGATTACGGTTAATTACGCTACGCGGGGGTTTCAATGCGGTTTTCGCCTAAACGTGTTTCAGGGCTGGCTTTTTCCGGCGGGGTCCTCGCACTGATATTGGCTGGTTGCGGTGAAAAGCCGCACATGAATCCAGGCATGCCCCAGGTCAGCGTCATTACGATTCAGCCGCAGCGCGCGCCCATCGTGTCCGAACTGCCCGGCCGTGTCGATGCCGTGCGGGACGCACAGATCCGTGCGCGGGTCACCGGTATCGTCCAGAAGATCGCCTTCGAGCAAGGCGGTGACGTCAAGGAAAACCAGCTGCTCTTCAAGATCGATCCGGCCCAGTACAAGGCCACCTACGATCAGGCGACGGCGCAGCTCAAGCAGGCCCAGGCCACTCTGTTCAGCGCCAAGCTGCTGGCCGACCGCTATGCGCCGCTGGTCAAGGCCAACGCCGTCAGCAAGCAGGAATACGACAACGCCGTGGCCTCGTACCGCCAGGCGGACGCCGCTGTCGCCGCCGCCCGCGCGGCGCAGGACAACGCCGCGATCAACCTCGGCTACACCGACGTCACCTCGCCCATCACCGGCCGCATCGGCAAACCGCTGGTTACCGAAGGCGCGCTGGTCGAGGCCACCTCGGCCACGCAGATGGCCACGGTGCAGCAGTTGGATCCGATCTACGTGGACTTCACCCAGTCCACCGCGGAACTCGCGTCCCTGCGCCGCGCCTTCGCCAGCGGTCAGCTGCAGCAGGTCGGCAAGGATACGGCGCGCGCCACCATCGTGCTGGAAGACGGCTCCGAATATGGCCAGCCGGGCAAGCTGCTGTTCACCGGCATCACCGTGGATCCGACCACGGGCCAGGTGAACCTGCGCGCCGAAGTCCCCAACCCCGACGGCATCCTGCTGCCCGGCATGTATGTGCGCGTGCGTCTGGAGCAGGGCGTGGACGACAAGGCCCTGATGGTGCCGCAGCAGGCGCTGCAGCGTACCGCGGACGGCCTGCAGAGCCTGATGCTGGTCAAGGACAACAAGATCGAACAGATTCCGGTCACCACCGGCGGCGCGCTCAAGAGCAACTGGATCGTCACCAGCGGCCTGAAGGCTGGCGACGTGGTCGTGGTGGAAGGATTCCAGAAGGTCCGGCCCGGCGCTCCGGTGCAGGCCAGCGAATGGAAGAGCGGCACGCCCGCGCCGGGCGGCCAGGCCCCCGCGCAACCGGGCGCCAAGCCCGCGGAATCCGCCCCGCAGCCTGGCGCCAAGCCGGCCGAGCCTGCGCAGCAAGACAAGGCCGCAGGCCAGAAATCTTAAGCGGCACGCGGCGCAAGCGCCGCGTTCCTCTTTGGTGAGCATCGCTTTCAGAGTCAGCCCACATGCCGCAATTTTTTATTGATAGACCGATTTTCGCCTGGGTAGTCGCCCTGTTCATCCTGCTGGCCGGGGTGTTGGCGATTCCGAACATGCCGATCTCGCAGTACCCGGACGTGGCGCCGCCAGCGATCACGATCACGGCGACCTATCCCGGCGCTTCGGCCAACGAAGTGGCCGAGCAGGTCACCAGTATCATCGAAGACCAGCTCAACGGCGCCAAGGGCCTGATCTACTACGAGTCGGTCAGCGATTCCTACGGCACCTCGACCATCACCGCGACCTTCGCTCCGGGGACCAACCCGGACTTGGCGCAGGTGGACGTGCAGAACCGCGTGTCCAACGTGGTCGCGCAGTTGCCCACCGCCGTGCAGCAGCAGGGCCTGCAGTATGAGCAGACCAGTACCGGCTTCCTGATGGTGGCGGCGGTGTCGTCCACCGACGGGTCGCTGGACCAGACCGCGCTGGCCGACTACATCACCCGCAACATCAAGAACCCGGTGTCGCGCGTGCCCGGCGTGGGCCAGTTCCAGTTGTTCGCGGCGCCGCGCGCCATGCGCGTGTGGGTCGATCCCGCCAAGCTGGTCGGTTTCAACCTGAGCATGTCGCAGGTCAACCAGGCCATCGCCCAGCAGAACGTGGTGATTTCCGGCGGCAGCATCGGCGCGCCGCCCAACCCGGATTCGCAGCGCATCACCGCCACGGTCACGGCCAACGGCCAACTGAGCACGGTGGAAGGCTTCGGCAAGATCGTCCTGCGCGCCAATACCGACGGCTCCAAGGTGCTGCTGCGCGACGTCGCCCGCATCGAAGTCGGCGCGGACAATTACCAGTTTGGCGCCCGCCTGAACGGCGTGCCCACGGCGGCCTTCGCCATCGTGCTGTCGCCGAACGCGAACGCGCTGGCCACCGCGCAGGGCGTGCGCCAGCAGATGGAGGAACTGTCCAAGTACTTCCCGGGCAACATCAAGTACTCCATTCCGTACGACACCGCGCCCTACGTGAAGGTGTCCATCGAGCAGGTGGTCCACACCCTGGCGGAAGCCATGGTGCTGGTGTTCCTGGTGATGTACCTGTTCCTGCAGAACGTCCGCTATACCCTGATCCCGGCCCTGGTCGTGCCGGTGGCCATGCTGGGGGCGTTCGCGGTGATGCTGGCGCTTGGATTCTCCATCAACGTGCTGACCATGTTCGCCATGGTGCTGGCCATCGGGATTCTGGTGGACGACGCCATCGTGGTGGTGGAGAACGTCGAGCGGATCATGTCCACAGAGGGCTTGCCACCCAAGGAGGCCACCAAGAAGGCCATGCCGCAGATCAGCGGCGCCATCATCGGCATCACGCTGGTGCTGGTGACGGTGTTCCTGCCCCTGGCCTTCATGAGCGGTTCGGTGGGCGTGATCTATCGCCAGTTCTCGATCGCGATGGCCGTGTCCATCTTCTTCTCGGCGCTGCTGGCCCTGACCTTCACCCCGGCGCTGTGCGCCACCATCCTCAAGCCGGTGCCCAAGGGTCACCACGAGGACAAGAAGGGCTTCTTCGGCTGGTTCAACCGCAAGTTCGACGCCACCACCCATAACTACCAGAACTGGGTGTCGCGCATGCTGCACAAGGGCGGCCGCATGATGCTGGCGTTCCTGGTGCTGGTCGTGCTGCTGGGCTGGCTGTACCTGCGCCTGCCTTCGTCCTTCCTGCCCGAGGAAGATCAGGGCTATGTGGTCAGCAACATCGAGCTGCCCACCGGCGCCACCGCCAACCGCACGGTCGAGGTCATCGAGCAGGTCGAGAAATACTTCTCGGGCGTGCCGGCGGTCGAGAACATCATTGCCGTGCAGGGCTACAGCTTCAACGGCAACGGCCTGAACGCCGCTATCGCCTTCGTTACGCTGAAGGACTTCAGCGAGCGCAAGGAACGCAAGGATTCCGCGGGCGCGATCGCCTTCCGGGCCTTCGAAAAGCAGCTGATGGGCATCCATGACGCGCAGGTGTTCACCTTGGTGCCGCCCGCCATTTCGTCGCTGGGCAACGCTACCGGCTTCGACTTCCGCCTGCAGGACCGCGGCGCGGCGGGTTCCGCCGCCCTGGCTGCGGCGACGGGCGAACTGATGGGCCTGGTCATGAAGAGCCCGGTGCTGTCGCAGGTGCGTATTACCGGCCTCGGGCCGGGCGCGCAGCTCAACCTGACGATCGACCGCGAGAAGGCGGCCGCGCTGGGCGTGGACTTCAACGAGGCCGCCTCGCTGATCTCCACCGCGGTCGGTTCCGCCTACCTCAGCAAGTTCCCCAACCTGGGCCGGATGCAGAACATCTGGGTGCAGGCCGACGCGCCGTACCGCATGCAGCTCAATGACGTGCTGCAGTTGAATGCGCGCAACGGCCAGGGCGGCATGGTGCCGCTGTCCACCTTCGTCAAGGCCGAATGGAAGCAGGGTCCGGTGCAGGTGGTGCGCTACAACAGCTACGAGTCCATGCGTATCGGCGGCGACGCCGCGCCTGGCTACACCACGGGCGAGGCGATGGCCGAGATGGAGCGCCTGGTGGGCCAGTTGCCGCAGGGCTTCGGCTACGAATGGAACGGCCTTTCCTACCAGGAACGCCAGGCCGGCAACCAGGCTCCGATCCTGATGGGCTTGTCGCTGCTGGTGGTGTTCCTGGTGCTGGCCGCCCTGTATGAAAGCTGGGCCATCCCGATTTCGGTGATGCTGGTGGTGCCGCTGGGCATGTTGGGCGCGGTGGCGCTGATCAGCGCGCTGGGCATGTCCAACGACGTGTACTTCCAGGTGGGCATGGTGACCGTGATCGGCTTGGCGGCCAAGAACGCCATTCTTATCGTGGAGTTCGCCAAGGACCAATACGCCCGCGGCATGGGGCTGTACGAGTCCGCGGTGGAAGCCGCGAGACTGCGTTTCCGCCCCATCCTGATGACCTCGCTGGCCTTCATCCTGGGCGTGGTGCCCCTGGCCATGGCGACCGGCGCAGGCGCCGCCAGCCAGCGCGCCGTGGGTCTGGGCGTGCTGGGCGGCATGTTGGCCGCCACGCCGTTCGCGGTGATTTTCGTGCCGACCTTCTTCGTGGTGGTGCTGGGCCTGTTCAAGACCCGGCCGCGCCTGCTGGGCGCCGAACTGCGCGCCTTCGAAGAAGAGCAGGCGGCCAAGAAGGCTGCAGCCGGACAGGCTGCACCGGACGCCGCCGCGCAACACCCCGCACAACCCAACGGTGGCCAGGAGGGCAAGGAATGAAAGCCCTGAAGTTCAAACAGACCGCCTTGTCCGCTTTCGTGGCGGTGGCGTTGGCCGGCTGCTCGCTGGCGCCTGATTACAAGCGTCCCGACGCGCCGGTCTCCGGCACGTGGCCCGATCAGCCCAAGGTCCAGTACGGCGGCTACGCCAAGCCCACGTCGCTGGGCACCCAGCCGTCCACCGCGGTCATGCCGCAGGAAGGCACGCCCGCCGCCAATCTGGGCTGGCGCGAGTTCTTCCGCGATCCGCGCCTGCAAGGCCTGATCGAGCTGTCGCTGGCCAACAACCGCGACTTGCGCGTGGCGGTGGAAAGGGTGGAAGAGGCCCGCGCCCAGTACGGCATCCAGCGCGGCGCGCAATGGCCCAGCATCGGCGCCGGCATCCAGGGCCAGCGCCAGCATCTGCCGCAGAACATGCGGGCTGCCGGCGCGGGTTCCATCAGCAGTTCGTACCAGGCCGGGATCGGCCTGACCACCTTCGAGATCGACCTGTTCGGCCGCCTGCGCAACCTCTCCGAGGCGGCGTATCAACAGTACCTGGCGACGGAGCAGGCGCAGAAGAGCGTGCAGATCACGCTGGTGGGTTCGGTCGCGCAGTCGTATTTCAACCTGCGCGCCGCCGAAGTCCAGCTCGACCTGACCAAGCGCACCCTGGCGGCGCGCCAGGAATCCTACGACCTGGTCAAGCGCCGTTTCGACGGCGGCGTGGCGTCCGAACTGGATCTGAACCAAGCCAAGACGCTGCTGGACTCGGCCTCGTCCGATCTGGCGCAACTGGCCCGCGCCCAGGCCCAGGCCATGAATGCGCTGGTGCTGCTGGTCGGCACGTCGCTGCCGCCGGATCTGCCGGCGCCTGCCGTGTTCGGCCGCGACCAGTTGCTGGCCACGGTGCCCTCGGGCCTGCCATCCGACCTGCTTGAGCGCCGTCCGGACATCATGGCCGCGGAAAACCAGCTGCTGTCCGCCAATGCCAATATCGGCGCGGCGCGCGCGGCGTTCTTCCCGACCATCTCGCTGACCGGCCTGCTGGGCGTGGCCAGCCCCTCGTTGGGCGACCTGTTCAAGGGCGGCCAGGGCTATTGGAGCTTTTCGCCTTCGATCACCACGCCGCTGTTTGCCGGCGGCAGCATCCGCGAAGGGCTGAACCTGGCCAAGGCGCGCGACAATATCGCCGTGGCGCAGTACGAACAGTCCATCCAGCAGGCATTCCGCGAAGTGTCGGACGCGCTGGCGGGCGAAGCCACCTACGGGGCGCAGCTGGACGCTCAGCGCGCCTTGCAGGATGCGACCGGGCGCACGCTGGAACTGTCGAATTTGCGCTATACCAATGGTATCGACAGCTACTTGCAGGTGCAGACCGCGCAGGTGGACTTTTTCAATGCCCAGCTCTCCCTGGTCCAGACCGGTCTGGCGGCGCTGATCAACCGCGTCGAACTGTACAAGGCCCTGGGCGGCGGCTGGGAAGAAACGACGAAAGTGCAATGATAGAACTTGGTGTAAACATCGATCACGTTGCCACGCTGCGGCAACAACGCCACACGGCCTATCCGGACCCGGTCCTGGCCGCGCTGCGCGCGGAGGACGCCGGCGCCGACCTGATCACGCTGCATCTGCGCGAAGACCGGCGCCACATCCAGGACAAGGACGTCTACGCCATGCGTCCGCAACTGCGCACGCGCATGAATCTGGAATGCGCGGTCACGGCGGAAATGCTGGAGATCGCCTGCGCGGTCAAGCCCAGCGACGTCTGCCTGGTGCCGGAAAAGCGCACCGAACTCACGACCGAGGGCGGCCTGGAAGTGGCGGGCGCCATGGGACCCGTGTCGGATGCGGTGGGCCTGCTGGCCGAGGCCGGCATCCGCGTGTCGCTTTTCATCGATCCGGATCCGGAGCAGATCGCGGCCGCGGCCAAGGCCGGCGCGCCAGTGATCGAATTGCATACCGGCGCCTACGCCGAGGCTGAAGGAGAGGCCGCCGAGGCCGAACTGAAGCGACTGCGCCTGGCCGTGACCGAAGGGCTGCGCCATGGCTTGCGCGTGAATGCCGGCCACGGCCTGCATTACGGCAACGTCAAGCCGGTGGCCGCGCTGGAAGGCATTGCCGAACTCAACATCGGCCACGCCATCGTGGCGCAGGCGGTGTTCGACGGCTGGGAAAAAGCGGTGCGCGACATGAAGGCGCTGATGGTGCAGGCTCGCCTGCAAGCGCTGCGCGGGCTGTGATCGCGGCCCCGGTCCCGTTCTTGCCTCTGGCTGCGCGCTGATTCCCATGTCCGACGCTTCCCGCCCCGCCGCGCCCGCAGGCGCCATTGCCGGGATCGGCATGGACCTGCTGCGCATCGACCGCATCGAGCGCGCGCTGGCGCGACACGGCGACCGCTTCGCGGAAAAGATCCTGGGCGTCGAGGAACTGCAGAAGTTCCATGCGCGCCGCGCCCGCGACCCGGTGCGCGGCCTGCGTTTCCTGGCGACCCGATTTGCGGCCAAGGAGGCGTTTTCCAAGGCCATCGGCCTGGGCATGCGCATGCCCATGACGTGGCGCCGGGTGCAGACCTTGAACGCGCCTGGCGGGCGTCCCGTGCTGGTGATCGCGCCCGAACTGCTGCAATGGTATGAGCAGCGTTTCGGCGCGGCGCATGTTTCCATTACCGACGAATCCGACATGGCCGCCGCTTACGTGGTGGTCGAACGCAAGCCCTGATCCGCGGACCCGTGTCCGCCGCCGGCTTGCCAGACTTAGACAGAAGGACAGCCTGACATGGCCAAGAAGAAATCCAGGGCGGTCCTGCCGCCCGGCCCCGTGATGGTCGACGTGGCGGGATGCACGCTGACGAAGGCGGAAAAGAAGCGCCTGCGCCATCCGCTGGTGGGCGGCGTGATTCTGTTTGCGCGCAATTTCGAAAACCGCAAGCAGCTCACCGAGCTGACGCGCCAGATCCACAAGGCCCGCAAGGAGCCCCTGCTGATCCTGGTGGACCATGAAGGCGGCCGCGTGCAGCGTTTCCGCGAAGACGGTTTCACGCCGCTGCCCGCCATGCGCGACCTGGGCGCGCTGTGGGACCGCGATCCCCTGCAAGCCATGCGCCTTGCGACCGAAGCCGGCTACGTGCTGGCCGCCGAGCTGCGCGCCTGCGGCGTGGACATGAGCTTCACCCCCGTGCTGGACCTGGACTATGGCGTCAGCAAGGTGATCGGCACCCGCGCCTTCCATCAGGACCCGCGGGTGGTCACGATGCTGTCGCGCGCGCTGATCCAGGGCCTGCAGCTGGCGGGCATGTCGGCTTGCGGCAAGCACTTCCCCGGCCATGGTTTCGTGGAAGCGGATTCGCACCACGAGATCCCGGTGGACCCGCGTCCGCTGGACAAGATCCTGAAGGACGATGCCGCCCCGTACGCCTGGCTGGGCGACGCGGTGCTGCCGTCGGTGATGCCCGCGCATGTGATCTATCCCAAGGTCGACAAGCACCCGGCCGGCTTTTCCAAGCGCTGGGTGCAGGACATCCTGCGCACCCGCCTGGGCTACGATGGGGTGGTGTTCTCGGATGACCTGACCATGGAAGGCGCCTCGGTGGCGGGCGACATCCTGGACCGCGCCAACGCGGCGCTGGGCGCGGGCTGCGACATGGTGCTGGTGTGCAACCGGCCGGACCTGGCGGACGACTTGCTCGAACGCCTGAAGTTCGCACACGCGCCCGAGTCCGTGGCCCGCATCCGCCGCCTGATGCCGCGCTTTGACGCGCCGGACTGGGATACCTTGCAGGCTGAAAGCCGTTACCAGAATGCCCGACGACTTCAATCTCAAATCGTTCCTGGCTGACCTGCCGCATCTGCCGGGCGTGTACCGGCATCTGGATGCGGCCGGCGAGGTCATGTATGTCGGCAAGGCGCGCGACCTGAAGAAGCGCGTCTCGTCGTATTTCCAGAAGAACCTGGCCAGCCCCCGCATCGCCCAGATGGTGGCGAAGGTGGCGCGGCTGGAGGTGACGGTGACGCGCTCCGA includes these proteins:
- a CDS encoding DUF4136 domain-containing protein, which codes for MKAFKLLAAGSMTALLAACATGPDVKSDYDHQANFAQYRTFGYMTPLGTDKAGYSTLLTERLKNATRGQMEMRGYTYSASSPDLLVNFSAKLQQKVQVTPAAPPMGPYYGYRSGFYGGWPGYGWGDDVYQYTEGTLNIDLVDARRRQLVWEGVAVGEVQPDAAATSENTDKVVAQIFSKYPFRAGVAAPQLPEKSK
- a CDS encoding sulfate/molybdate ABC transporter ATP-binding protein, translating into MSVSIQVRKQMVSGDRRFALDVAFDSSAKRIALFGPSGAGKSLTLRAVAGLLRPDSGRIEINGRVLFDADGGVNLPAQSRRVAYLFQDYALFPHLTVAQNIAFGLRRGWRNPPRREVGPEAQRWVEAFELGSIVGSYPSEISGGQKQRVALARALMLRPDILLLDEPFSALDSQLRGKMRLELNALQRQLDVPMLLITHDPADVDALADEVFEVREGRVRRHDEDVGV
- a CDS encoding TOBE domain-containing protein, with translation MLELDGSIWFRSGAQTWGGKNRIDLLAQIDATGSITAAARAVGMSYKGAWDAIDAMNNLAGEPLVIRAAGGKGGGGTRLTDRARGLIATFRALEAEHRKFMENLTRAGMNASGDIDLMRRFMLKTSARNKLLGTVIQIRAGAVNDEIVLRIAGGQTITATITRESTQELGLAMGKEAIALVKASSVIVGAPGPGLRLSARNQLPGKITALRPGAVNSEILIGLDGGVTLAAIVTNESAQDLALDVGADAVAIFKASSVILGVLD
- a CDS encoding helix-turn-helix domain-containing protein — its product is MNAPARLAQVAPARAADIPYAMDGWWTLVYQGWTLLTPHGIRIGLTALERTCLLCLAGNPARELRRDEFMAVRRRTTMRTLNVAICRLRGKVLLAGARLPLHTVHGMGYVFLGKLRELSEN
- a CDS encoding DUF3734 domain-containing protein — its product is MSTRRKAPKQDTGDTPPYEVVALVLQGGGALGAYQAGVYQGLHEAGIRPNWISGISIGSINAAIIAGSPEDERVERLRGFWESICRPAGFASVPWGETLGPMFEGLPFGFGSPVMNGHVSAFQALFSGQPGFFKPRFPPPYLVHGRGAASTSFYDTTPLAATLREFVDFDLLNSGAVRASFGVVNVRTGNFAYFDSLKDTLAPEHIMASGALPPGFPSVEIDGEHYWDGGVVSNTPLAQVLTTDNMRDTLAFQVDLWPARGGLPTNLEEVAERQKDIQYSSRTRLVTDQLRRVLKLRHGLQRLLAKLPQAERNAAEFDDIRRLSHTPATNIINLIYESKHRERYSKDYEFGTEAMREHWESGLADIRATLAKPGILARPTENSCFVTHDIHRNGKRT
- a CDS encoding efflux RND transporter periplasmic adaptor subunit; translated protein: MRFSPKRVSGLAFSGGVLALILAGCGEKPHMNPGMPQVSVITIQPQRAPIVSELPGRVDAVRDAQIRARVTGIVQKIAFEQGGDVKENQLLFKIDPAQYKATYDQATAQLKQAQATLFSAKLLADRYAPLVKANAVSKQEYDNAVASYRQADAAVAAARAAQDNAAINLGYTDVTSPITGRIGKPLVTEGALVEATSATQMATVQQLDPIYVDFTQSTAELASLRRAFASGQLQQVGKDTARATIVLEDGSEYGQPGKLLFTGITVDPTTGQVNLRAEVPNPDGILLPGMYVRVRLEQGVDDKALMVPQQALQRTADGLQSLMLVKDNKIEQIPVTTGGALKSNWIVTSGLKAGDVVVVEGFQKVRPGAPVQASEWKSGTPAPGGQAPAQPGAKPAESAPQPGAKPAEPAQQDKAAGQKS